Proteins from one Ricinus communis isolate WT05 ecotype wild-type chromosome 9, ASM1957865v1, whole genome shotgun sequence genomic window:
- the LOC112536635 gene encoding alpha-copaene synthase-like: MNSDAVLFCRAKIFEKFKDSEGNFKTSLINDALGMLSLYEVTHLSIGGEDVLDEALAFTTTNLQSVLPQLNTHLAAQVSRALNRPMRKYLPRLEARNYIDTYAIEESYNTILLKFAKLDFNMLQELHQKELNVVTKWWKSLDVATKLPYDSLTIQSSNYFSNLI; the protein is encoded by the exons ATGAATTCTGATGCGGTCTTGTTCTGTCGTGCAAAGATATTTGAGAAATTTAAAGACAGTGAAGGAAACTTCAAGACATCCTTAATTAATGATGCATTGGGTATGCTCAGTTTATATGAGGTAACACATCTTAGCATAGGAGGTGAGGATGTCTTAGATGAAGCCTTAGCTTTTACTACAACGAACCTTCAATCAGTATTGCCTCAATTGAACACTCATCTAGCGGCACAAGTAAGCCGTGCCCTCAATCGTCCCATGAGGAAATATCTACCAAGGTTAGAGGCAAGGAACTATATTGATACCTATGCAATCGAGGAATCATATAATACCATATTACTAAAGTTCGCAAAGTTGGATTTCAACATGTTACAGGAACTGCATCAAAAAGAGCTAAATGTTGTCACAAA GTGGTGGAAAAGTTTGGATGTGGCAACAAAACTACCTTATGATAGTCTAACAATCCAAAGCTCTAACTACTTTTCTAATCTAATCTGA
- the LOC8268549 gene encoding premnaspirodiene oxygenase-like isoform X2, with protein sequence MEHLHQFPFFPAFFCFLLFIFVIQSKRTKSEVSNSSSKLPPGPRKLPIIGNMLQLIGSLLHHRLRDLATQYGPVMHLQLGEVSNFVISSPEAAREVMKTHDISFAQRPFVLAASIVMYNFKDIVFAPYGDQWRQLRKICILELLSLKRVQSFRSVREEEVLFLVNSISSNAGSPINLEGFSVADTFPSFKFLHGLTGIRRKLERLHQEADTILENIIKEHRDNKASGRSDMKSEAVDLVDVLLNLHDHGNLEFPFTTDNIKAVMLDLFIAGTESSSGIIEWAMAEMIKNSRVLGKAQEEVRQIFNKKQCIIDETGLQELKYLKLVIKETLRLHPPAPLLLPRECREKVEVCGYEIPVNAKVIVNAWAIGRDPRYWNEAEKFFPERFLDNSIDYKGNDFEFIPFGAGRRMCPGISYGMAVIELSLANLLYHFDWKLPDGMEPKDFDMSESFGVTARKKNELFLIPIPYQP encoded by the exons ATGGAACACCTACACCAATTTCCCTTTTTCCCTGCCTTCTTCTGCTTCCTTCTGTTCATCTTTGTTATTCAGAGTAAAAGGACAAAATCAGAAGTCAGCAACTCGTCTTCGAAGTTACCTCCAGGGCCAAGAAAGCTACCTATTATAGGCAACATGCTCCAGCTCATTGGTTCTCTACTTCATCATCGTCTAAGAGATTTAGCCACCCAATATGGCCCCGTAATGCACCTTCAGCTCGGCGAAGTTTCAAATTTTGTCATTTCTTCGCCTGAAGCTGCAAGAGAAGTGATGAAAACTCATGACATTAGCTTTGCTCAAAGACCCTTTGTGCTTGCAGCAAGTATTGTCATGTATAATTTCAAAGACATTGTTTTTGCACCTTATGGAGATCAATGGAGGCAGCTACGAAAAATCTGTATTCTTGAACTATTAAGCCTAAAACGTGTTCAATCATTCAGATCAGTTCGAGAAGAAGAGGTATTGTTTCTTGTCAACTCCATTTCTTCAAATGCAGGGTCACCTATCAATCTTG AAGGTTTCAGTGTTGCGGATACCTTTCCTTCCTTTAAATTTCTTCATGGTCTGACTGGGATCAGGCGTAAACTAGAAAGGCTGCATCAAGAAGCAGATACAATTcttgaaaatataatcaaaGAACATAGAGACAATAAAGCATCAGGTAGAAGTGATATGAAAAGCGAAGCAGTGGATCTTGTGGATGTCCTTTTGAATCTTCACGACCATGGCAACCTTGAATTCCCTTTCACAACTGACAACATCAAAGCAGTCATGCTA GACTTGTTTATTGCTGGAACTGAGTCATCATCTGGAATAATAGAATGGGCAATGGCagaaatgattaaaaattcaaGAGTGCTGGGAAAAGCACAAGAAGAGGTGAGGCaaatctttaataaaaaacaatgtATAATAGATGAAACGGGCCTTCAAGAATTGAAATACTTAAAACTAGTTATCAAAGAAACATTGAGATTACATCCTCCTGCTCCACTGCTTCTTCCGAGAGAATGTAGAGAGAAAGTAGAAGTTTGTGGATATGAAATACCAGTCAACGCTAAAGTTATTGTTAATGCATGGGCCATCGGCAGAGATCCTCGTTATTGGAATGAAGCTGAGAAGTTTTTTCCAGAGAGATTTTTGGATAATTCAATCGACTATAAAGGGAATGACTTTGAATTCATTCCATTTGGTGCTGGAAGGAGAATGTGTCCTGGTATATCATATGGTATGGCTGTTATAGAGCTATCACTTGCAAATTTGTTATACCATTTTGATTGGAAACTCCCTGATGGTATGGAACCTAAGGACTTTGACATGTCTGAATCTTTTGGAGTTACGGCTAGAAAGAAGAATGAGCTCTTCTTGATTCCCATTCCGTACCAACCTTAA
- the LOC8268549 gene encoding premnaspirodiene oxygenase-like isoform X1 encodes MEHLHQFPFFPAFFCFLLFIFVIQSKRTKSEVSNSSSKLPPGPRKLPIIGNMLQLIGSLLHHRLRDLATQYGPVMHLQLGEVSNFVISSPEAAREVMKTHDISFAQRPFVLAASIVMYNFKDIVFAPYGDQWRQLRKICILELLSLKRVQSFRSVREEEVLFLVNSISSNAGSPINLGKMVLSLSSTLTLRNAFGKFCKQKDEFVPLVKKILLMLEGFSVADTFPSFKFLHGLTGIRRKLERLHQEADTILENIIKEHRDNKASGRSDMKSEAVDLVDVLLNLHDHGNLEFPFTTDNIKAVMLDLFIAGTESSSGIIEWAMAEMIKNSRVLGKAQEEVRQIFNKKQCIIDETGLQELKYLKLVIKETLRLHPPAPLLLPRECREKVEVCGYEIPVNAKVIVNAWAIGRDPRYWNEAEKFFPERFLDNSIDYKGNDFEFIPFGAGRRMCPGISYGMAVIELSLANLLYHFDWKLPDGMEPKDFDMSESFGVTARKKNELFLIPIPYQP; translated from the exons ATGGAACACCTACACCAATTTCCCTTTTTCCCTGCCTTCTTCTGCTTCCTTCTGTTCATCTTTGTTATTCAGAGTAAAAGGACAAAATCAGAAGTCAGCAACTCGTCTTCGAAGTTACCTCCAGGGCCAAGAAAGCTACCTATTATAGGCAACATGCTCCAGCTCATTGGTTCTCTACTTCATCATCGTCTAAGAGATTTAGCCACCCAATATGGCCCCGTAATGCACCTTCAGCTCGGCGAAGTTTCAAATTTTGTCATTTCTTCGCCTGAAGCTGCAAGAGAAGTGATGAAAACTCATGACATTAGCTTTGCTCAAAGACCCTTTGTGCTTGCAGCAAGTATTGTCATGTATAATTTCAAAGACATTGTTTTTGCACCTTATGGAGATCAATGGAGGCAGCTACGAAAAATCTGTATTCTTGAACTATTAAGCCTAAAACGTGTTCAATCATTCAGATCAGTTCGAGAAGAAGAGGTATTGTTTCTTGTCAACTCCATTTCTTCAAATGCAGGGTCACCTATCAATCTTGGTAAGATGGTGCTTTCTTTATCTAGCACTCTTACTTTAAGAAATGCTTTTGGTAAGTTTTGCAAGCAGAAGGATGAATTTGTACCACTTGTTAAGAAAATTCTTCTGATGTTAGAAGGTTTCAGTGTTGCGGATACCTTTCCTTCCTTTAAATTTCTTCATGGTCTGACTGGGATCAGGCGTAAACTAGAAAGGCTGCATCAAGAAGCAGATACAATTcttgaaaatataatcaaaGAACATAGAGACAATAAAGCATCAGGTAGAAGTGATATGAAAAGCGAAGCAGTGGATCTTGTGGATGTCCTTTTGAATCTTCACGACCATGGCAACCTTGAATTCCCTTTCACAACTGACAACATCAAAGCAGTCATGCTA GACTTGTTTATTGCTGGAACTGAGTCATCATCTGGAATAATAGAATGGGCAATGGCagaaatgattaaaaattcaaGAGTGCTGGGAAAAGCACAAGAAGAGGTGAGGCaaatctttaataaaaaacaatgtATAATAGATGAAACGGGCCTTCAAGAATTGAAATACTTAAAACTAGTTATCAAAGAAACATTGAGATTACATCCTCCTGCTCCACTGCTTCTTCCGAGAGAATGTAGAGAGAAAGTAGAAGTTTGTGGATATGAAATACCAGTCAACGCTAAAGTTATTGTTAATGCATGGGCCATCGGCAGAGATCCTCGTTATTGGAATGAAGCTGAGAAGTTTTTTCCAGAGAGATTTTTGGATAATTCAATCGACTATAAAGGGAATGACTTTGAATTCATTCCATTTGGTGCTGGAAGGAGAATGTGTCCTGGTATATCATATGGTATGGCTGTTATAGAGCTATCACTTGCAAATTTGTTATACCATTTTGATTGGAAACTCCCTGATGGTATGGAACCTAAGGACTTTGACATGTCTGAATCTTTTGGAGTTACGGCTAGAAAGAAGAATGAGCTCTTCTTGATTCCCATTCCGTACCAACCTTAA
- the LOC8268549 gene encoding premnaspirodiene oxygenase-like isoform X3, with product MEHLHQFPFFPAFFCFLLFIFVIQSKRTKSEVSNSSSKLPPGPRKLPIIGNMLQLIGSLLHHRLRDLATQYGPVMHLQLGEVSNFVISSPEAAREVMKTHDISFAQRPFVLAASIVMYNFKDIVFAPYGDQWRQLRKICILELLSLKRVQSFRSVREEEVLFLVNSISSNAGSPINLGFSVADTFPSFKFLHGLTGIRRKLERLHQEADTILENIIKEHRDNKASGRSDMKSEAVDLVDVLLNLHDHGNLEFPFTTDNIKAVMLDLFIAGTESSSGIIEWAMAEMIKNSRVLGKAQEEVRQIFNKKQCIIDETGLQELKYLKLVIKETLRLHPPAPLLLPRECREKVEVCGYEIPVNAKVIVNAWAIGRDPRYWNEAEKFFPERFLDNSIDYKGNDFEFIPFGAGRRMCPGISYGMAVIELSLANLLYHFDWKLPDGMEPKDFDMSESFGVTARKKNELFLIPIPYQP from the exons ATGGAACACCTACACCAATTTCCCTTTTTCCCTGCCTTCTTCTGCTTCCTTCTGTTCATCTTTGTTATTCAGAGTAAAAGGACAAAATCAGAAGTCAGCAACTCGTCTTCGAAGTTACCTCCAGGGCCAAGAAAGCTACCTATTATAGGCAACATGCTCCAGCTCATTGGTTCTCTACTTCATCATCGTCTAAGAGATTTAGCCACCCAATATGGCCCCGTAATGCACCTTCAGCTCGGCGAAGTTTCAAATTTTGTCATTTCTTCGCCTGAAGCTGCAAGAGAAGTGATGAAAACTCATGACATTAGCTTTGCTCAAAGACCCTTTGTGCTTGCAGCAAGTATTGTCATGTATAATTTCAAAGACATTGTTTTTGCACCTTATGGAGATCAATGGAGGCAGCTACGAAAAATCTGTATTCTTGAACTATTAAGCCTAAAACGTGTTCAATCATTCAGATCAGTTCGAGAAGAAGAGGTATTGTTTCTTGTCAACTCCATTTCTTCAAATGCAGGGTCACCTATCAATCTTG GTTTCAGTGTTGCGGATACCTTTCCTTCCTTTAAATTTCTTCATGGTCTGACTGGGATCAGGCGTAAACTAGAAAGGCTGCATCAAGAAGCAGATACAATTcttgaaaatataatcaaaGAACATAGAGACAATAAAGCATCAGGTAGAAGTGATATGAAAAGCGAAGCAGTGGATCTTGTGGATGTCCTTTTGAATCTTCACGACCATGGCAACCTTGAATTCCCTTTCACAACTGACAACATCAAAGCAGTCATGCTA GACTTGTTTATTGCTGGAACTGAGTCATCATCTGGAATAATAGAATGGGCAATGGCagaaatgattaaaaattcaaGAGTGCTGGGAAAAGCACAAGAAGAGGTGAGGCaaatctttaataaaaaacaatgtATAATAGATGAAACGGGCCTTCAAGAATTGAAATACTTAAAACTAGTTATCAAAGAAACATTGAGATTACATCCTCCTGCTCCACTGCTTCTTCCGAGAGAATGTAGAGAGAAAGTAGAAGTTTGTGGATATGAAATACCAGTCAACGCTAAAGTTATTGTTAATGCATGGGCCATCGGCAGAGATCCTCGTTATTGGAATGAAGCTGAGAAGTTTTTTCCAGAGAGATTTTTGGATAATTCAATCGACTATAAAGGGAATGACTTTGAATTCATTCCATTTGGTGCTGGAAGGAGAATGTGTCCTGGTATATCATATGGTATGGCTGTTATAGAGCTATCACTTGCAAATTTGTTATACCATTTTGATTGGAAACTCCCTGATGGTATGGAACCTAAGGACTTTGACATGTCTGAATCTTTTGGAGTTACGGCTAGAAAGAAGAATGAGCTCTTCTTGATTCCCATTCCGTACCAACCTTAA